A single genomic interval of Saccharothrix saharensis harbors:
- a CDS encoding acetate/propionate family kinase, whose translation MRVLVVNAGSSSLKLRLLAADDEVERTADVEPDPDRLGDVLADWPTPDAVGHRVVHGGTRFTDPVVLDDLVRQALVDLTALAPLHQPKSLAGLDAVHRLLPDVPAVACFDTAFHTTIPAAAATYAVPRRWRDRYAIRRYGFHGLSHAHCARRVAELVSPGARLVTCHLGAGASLAAIRDGRSVDTTMGFTPLEGLVMATRSGTVDPGLVLWLEEHEELSPHEVATALEEESGLTALAGTGDLREIDAAAAGGDPDAVLALDVYTHRLVGGVAAMAAALGGLDVLAFTGGVGEKSATVRRRAAQRLAFLGVAVDPDRNDHADGDTDITAPDSGVRTLVVTAREDLEIARGTRTALRA comes from the coding sequence GTGCGGGTCCTGGTGGTCAACGCGGGCTCGTCCAGCCTGAAGCTGCGGCTCCTGGCGGCGGACGACGAGGTGGAGCGCACCGCCGACGTCGAGCCCGACCCCGACCGGCTCGGCGACGTGCTGGCGGACTGGCCGACACCGGACGCCGTGGGCCACCGCGTGGTGCACGGCGGCACCCGGTTCACCGACCCCGTCGTGCTGGACGACCTGGTGCGCCAGGCGCTGGTCGACCTGACCGCGCTCGCGCCGCTGCACCAGCCGAAGTCGTTGGCGGGACTGGACGCGGTGCACCGGCTGCTGCCCGACGTGCCCGCCGTCGCGTGCTTCGACACCGCGTTCCACACCACCATCCCCGCGGCGGCGGCCACCTACGCCGTGCCGCGGCGGTGGCGCGACCGGTACGCGATCCGCCGTTACGGCTTCCACGGCCTGTCCCACGCCCACTGCGCGCGGCGGGTCGCCGAACTCGTGTCGCCCGGCGCGCGGCTCGTCACCTGCCACCTGGGCGCGGGGGCGTCCCTGGCGGCGATCCGCGACGGCCGCAGCGTCGACACCACCATGGGCTTCACCCCGTTGGAAGGGCTGGTGATGGCGACCAGGTCGGGCACCGTCGACCCGGGTCTGGTGCTGTGGCTGGAGGAGCACGAGGAGCTGTCGCCGCACGAGGTCGCGACCGCGTTGGAGGAGGAGTCCGGGCTCACCGCGCTGGCCGGGACGGGCGATCTGCGGGAAATCGACGCGGCGGCGGCCGGGGGAGACCCGGACGCCGTGCTGGCCCTGGACGTCTACACCCACCGGCTGGTCGGCGGTGTCGCCGCGATGGCCGCCGCGCTGGGCGGGCTGGACGTCCTCGCGTTCACCGGCGGTGTCGGCGAGAAGTCGGCCACCGTGCGCCGCCGTGCCGCGCAACGGTTGGCGTTCCTCGGTGTCGCGGTCGACCCGGACCGCAACGACCACGCCGACGGCGACACCGACATCACCGCCCCGGACTCGGGGGTCAGGACCCTCGTCGTCACGGCCCGCGAGGACCTGGAGATCGCGCGCGGCACGCGTACCGCTCTCCGCGCCTGA
- a CDS encoding HAD-IC family P-type ATPase, producing MSEVAGVRVERAAGLTAAEVARRVAEGRTNAVRSRTSRSTGQIVRANVITPFNGLLTALFLVILATGRWQNGLFGLVVVANTAIGVVQELRAKRTLDRLAVLNAPRARVTRDGVTSEVDVGDVVADDLVTVRAGDQVVADGPVTAADGLEVDESLLTGESEPVHKAVGDDVRSGSIVVAGSGRFTATAVGADAYATRLTAEARRFTAVRSELVAGTNKLLRWISLMMLVVGPLLLWSQLRSPDTDDWQEAMTGAVAALVGMVPEGLVLLTSLAFMLAAVALARRQTLVQELPAVEVLARVDVVCLDKTGTLTHGDIVFDRLVADEPQDDVRAALALLATAPDANATSTALAEEFSSTAWRRTGGVPFSSARKWSSVDTDGHGTWVLGAPEMVFPEGGPLSDRAADLAAQGKRVLVLASARSPGDGTSLPAGLTGRALVVLAERIRDDAADTLRYFAEQGVALRVISGDNPRTVGAVAVAVGVPGISAAGEAVDARTLPDDPDALADVLEASAVYGRVTPQQKRAMVGALQRRGHVVAMTGDGVNDAMALKDADIGVAMGNGAAATRAVAQLVLLDSRFAHLPDVVAEGRRVIANIERAANLFLVKNAYSLVLALVVLVSGIAYPLAPIQLTMISALTIGIPGFVLALGPNRRRYVPGFLGRVLRLAVPTGLVIGLAAFGGDLVIRALDPAGGRVAGQTVATVVVLVASLWTLSLLARPLTGWKAALLAGLATAAAVVLAVPLLATDVFLLAVTPHRLLVGLAVGVVAAALVELVGRFVPVRGD from the coding sequence GTGTCCGAGGTCGCCGGCGTGCGGGTGGAGCGGGCGGCGGGGTTGACCGCGGCGGAGGTCGCGCGGCGCGTCGCCGAGGGGCGGACGAACGCCGTCCGGTCCCGCACGAGCCGCAGCACGGGCCAGATCGTCCGGGCGAACGTGATCACGCCGTTCAACGGGCTGCTGACCGCGTTGTTCCTGGTCATCCTGGCCACCGGGCGCTGGCAGAACGGCCTGTTCGGGCTGGTCGTGGTGGCCAACACGGCCATCGGCGTGGTGCAGGAGCTGCGGGCCAAGCGCACCCTGGACCGGCTCGCCGTGCTCAACGCGCCGCGCGCCCGGGTGACGCGCGACGGGGTGACGTCCGAGGTCGACGTGGGCGACGTGGTGGCCGACGACCTGGTCACCGTCCGCGCCGGTGACCAGGTCGTGGCCGACGGCCCGGTCACCGCGGCCGACGGCCTGGAGGTGGACGAGTCGCTGCTGACCGGCGAGTCCGAGCCCGTGCACAAGGCCGTCGGCGACGACGTGCGGTCGGGGTCGATCGTGGTCGCCGGGTCGGGCCGGTTCACGGCGACGGCGGTCGGCGCGGACGCCTACGCGACCCGGCTCACCGCCGAGGCACGCCGGTTCACCGCGGTGCGGTCGGAGCTGGTCGCGGGCACGAACAAGCTGCTGCGCTGGATCTCGCTGATGATGCTGGTGGTCGGCCCGCTGCTGCTGTGGAGCCAACTGCGCAGCCCCGACACCGACGACTGGCAGGAGGCGATGACCGGCGCGGTCGCGGCGCTGGTCGGCATGGTCCCCGAGGGGCTGGTCCTGCTCACCAGCCTGGCGTTCATGCTCGCCGCGGTGGCCCTGGCGCGCAGGCAGACCCTGGTGCAGGAGCTGCCGGCGGTGGAGGTGCTGGCCCGCGTCGACGTCGTGTGCCTCGACAAGACGGGCACGCTCACCCACGGCGACATCGTGTTCGACCGGCTCGTGGCCGACGAACCGCAGGACGACGTGCGCGCCGCGCTCGCCCTGCTGGCCACCGCGCCCGACGCGAACGCCACGTCCACCGCGCTGGCCGAGGAGTTCTCCTCCACCGCCTGGCGGCGCACGGGCGGCGTGCCGTTCTCGTCGGCCCGCAAGTGGTCCTCGGTGGACACCGACGGGCACGGCACGTGGGTGCTCGGCGCGCCGGAGATGGTGTTCCCCGAGGGTGGGCCGCTGTCCGACCGGGCCGCCGACCTGGCCGCGCAGGGCAAGCGCGTGCTGGTGCTCGCCTCGGCCCGCTCCCCCGGTGACGGCACCTCGCTGCCCGCCGGCCTCACCGGGCGCGCGCTGGTGGTGCTCGCCGAGCGGATCCGCGACGACGCCGCCGACACGCTGCGGTACTTCGCCGAGCAGGGCGTGGCGCTGCGGGTGATCTCCGGCGACAACCCGCGCACGGTCGGCGCGGTGGCCGTGGCGGTCGGCGTGCCCGGCATCTCGGCGGCGGGCGAGGCCGTGGACGCCCGCACGCTGCCCGACGACCCGGACGCGCTCGCCGACGTGCTGGAGGCGTCCGCCGTGTACGGGCGGGTCACGCCGCAGCAGAAGCGGGCGATGGTGGGCGCGTTGCAGCGGCGCGGGCACGTGGTGGCGATGACCGGTGACGGCGTCAACGACGCGATGGCGTTGAAGGACGCCGACATCGGCGTGGCGATGGGCAACGGCGCGGCCGCGACCCGGGCCGTGGCGCAGCTCGTGCTGCTGGACAGCCGGTTCGCGCACCTGCCGGACGTCGTCGCGGAGGGGCGGCGGGTGATCGCCAACATCGAGCGGGCGGCGAACCTGTTCCTGGTGAAGAACGCGTACTCGCTGGTGCTGGCGCTGGTCGTGCTGGTGAGCGGGATCGCCTACCCGCTGGCACCCATCCAGCTGACCATGATCTCGGCGCTGACCATCGGCATCCCGGGCTTCGTGCTGGCCCTCGGCCCGAACCGGCGGCGTTACGTGCCGGGGTTCCTGGGGCGCGTGCTGCGGCTGGCCGTGCCGACGGGCCTGGTGATCGGCCTGGCCGCGTTCGGCGGCGACCTGGTGATCCGCGCGCTCGACCCGGCGGGCGGGCGGGTGGCCGGCCAGACGGTGGCGACGGTCGTCGTGCTGGTGGCGTCGTTGTGGACGTTGTCGCTGCTCGCGCGACCGTTGACGGGCTGGAAGGCGGCTCTGCTGGCCGGTCTGGCGACGGCGGCGGCCGTGGTCCTGGCCGTGCCGCTGCTGGCCACCGACGTGTTCCTGCTGGCCGTGACACCGCACCGGCTGCTGGTGGGCCTGGCGGTGGGCGTGGTGGCGGCGGCACTGGTCGAACTCGTCGGCCGCTTCGTCCCGGTGCGCGGC
- a CDS encoding extracellular solute-binding protein, whose product MLIAIMLLVGVAVTMVSTILVTEVDESWTAGSVTRGVLSAVLVLFSGVYVNLMLAGIVKVWRDPGSANRSLDKTIRDVRGWLGEKTKWLGIALTMALIVAAGVALRPSPPPDTGLEEGKLVVMTAFDESANDPRLMLIKLWNQLHPANQVEVVFVSGEPDQQNVRMVNDAKPDGAHEADVYVLDLVWMAQFREERYIRELDRSTLAGLDDFVPKVFGTCVHEGKLWCLPLNTDVGLLYYRTDLPLAVKPPTKWEQYFGADAAAAAAGTPQVDAANAAPLANEEILTVMALEAMWAAGGKAFGENGDVAQNEDKTSVQLGAGDEIGLRELAAAAHDDRVVVTAEARSTTDDVAVRTFADGRTLYMRNWPVARDGLRDRVGFGVAALPTAGVLGGQNLAIRAGTGKPRAAQALVDFLTSAASQLILSEVGGFAPTRQSAYDNAKRRDMQELRSALSSARLRPVTRHYVEFSQVFRDGVAEAINDRSGRLKPETLQRLAKILNQ is encoded by the coding sequence GTGCTCATAGCGATCATGCTGCTCGTCGGCGTCGCCGTGACCATGGTGTCCACCATCCTGGTCACCGAGGTGGACGAGTCCTGGACGGCCGGCTCGGTGACGCGCGGTGTGCTCAGCGCGGTGCTGGTGCTGTTCTCGGGCGTCTACGTCAACCTGATGCTGGCCGGGATCGTGAAGGTCTGGCGCGACCCGGGGTCGGCGAACCGCTCGCTGGACAAGACGATCCGGGACGTCCGCGGCTGGCTGGGCGAGAAGACCAAGTGGCTCGGGATCGCGCTGACGATGGCCCTGATCGTCGCCGCCGGAGTCGCCCTGAGGCCGTCACCACCGCCCGACACCGGCCTCGAAGAGGGCAAGCTGGTGGTCATGACGGCGTTCGACGAGAGCGCGAACGACCCGCGCTTGATGCTCATCAAGCTGTGGAACCAGTTGCACCCGGCCAACCAGGTCGAGGTCGTGTTCGTGTCCGGCGAACCCGACCAGCAGAACGTCCGGATGGTCAACGACGCCAAACCCGACGGCGCGCACGAGGCCGACGTGTACGTCCTCGACCTCGTGTGGATGGCGCAGTTCCGGGAGGAGCGCTACATCCGCGAGCTGGACCGGTCGACCCTGGCGGGGCTGGACGACTTCGTGCCCAAGGTGTTCGGCACGTGCGTCCACGAGGGGAAGCTGTGGTGCCTGCCGCTCAACACCGACGTCGGCCTGCTGTACTACCGCACCGACCTGCCGCTCGCGGTCAAGCCACCGACGAAGTGGGAGCAGTACTTCGGCGCGGACGCGGCGGCAGCGGCGGCCGGCACGCCCCAGGTCGACGCGGCGAACGCGGCGCCGCTCGCCAACGAGGAGATCCTCACCGTCATGGCGCTGGAGGCCATGTGGGCGGCGGGCGGCAAGGCGTTCGGGGAGAACGGGGACGTCGCCCAGAACGAGGACAAGACCAGCGTGCAGCTCGGCGCAGGTGACGAGATCGGCCTGCGCGAGCTCGCCGCCGCCGCCCACGACGACCGCGTCGTGGTGACCGCCGAGGCGCGGTCGACCACGGACGACGTGGCGGTCCGGACGTTCGCCGACGGGCGCACGCTCTACATGCGCAACTGGCCGGTCGCCCGCGACGGGCTGCGCGACCGGGTCGGGTTCGGCGTCGCCGCGCTGCCGACCGCCGGCGTGCTCGGCGGCCAGAACCTGGCGATCCGGGCGGGCACGGGCAAGCCGCGGGCCGCGCAGGCGCTGGTCGACTTCCTGACCAGCGCCGCCAGCCAGCTGATCCTGTCCGAGGTCGGCGGCTTCGCCCCGACCAGGCAGTCCGCGTACGACAACGCCAAGCGGCGCGACATGCAGGAACTGCGCTCGGCCCTGAGCTCCGCCCGCCTGCGGCCCGTGACGCGGCACTACGTGGAGTTCAGCCAGGTGTTCCGCGACGGCGTCGCCGAAGCGATCAACGACCGCAGCGGGCGGCTGAAACCGGAGACGCTCCAGCGGTTGGCGAAGATCCTCAACCAGTGA
- a CDS encoding phosphoketolase family protein, which yields MPSTEHPADDLDLLDAYWRAANYLSVGQIYLLDNPLLREPLLPGHVKPRLLGHWGTTPGLNLLYAHMNRAIRRRDLNALYVTGPGHGGPGLVANAYLEGTYSEVYSGIGEDLDGLRALFRQFSFPGGIPSHVAPETPGSIHEGGELGYALLHAYGAVFDNPDLLALCVVGDGEAETGPLAASWHSNKFLDPARDGVVLPVLHLNGYKIANPTVLARIPDDELAALLRGYGHTPHFVVGDEPKAVHEQLASTLDTVLDQIAEMKQSRRRPPWPMIVLRTPKGWTGPREVDGRQVEGTFRAHQVPLAATRTDAAHRAQLEQWLRGYRPEELFDDAGRLVPELRALPPTGDRRMSANPHTNGGRLLRDLRMPDFRDHAVPVERPAAESSEATQVLGGFLRDVVRRNPDNFLVMGPDEVASNRLSALFDVTGRKWAAGTEPGDDHLTPDGRVLEVLSEHLCQGWLEGYLLTGRHGLFTSYEAFIHIVDSMLNQHAKWLKTTRKIPWRAPLASLNYLLSSHVWRQDHNGFSHQDPGFLDHVVNKKAEIVRVYLPPDTNTLLSVADHCLRSRHYVNVIVAGKQPALTYLDMPDAIAHCTRGLGIWDWAGTTEGEPDVVLACAGDIPTLETLAAAKLLREHLPDLKVRVVNVVDLMRLQPDTEHPHGLPDRDFDALFTADKPVIFAFHGYPWLIHRLTYRRTNHVNLHVRGYKEEGTTTTPFDMVMLNDLDRFHLVMDVIDRVPSLGGAAASLRQRMADARLAALQHTREHGEDDPAIAGWTWS from the coding sequence ATGCCGTCCACCGAGCACCCCGCGGACGACCTGGACCTGCTGGACGCCTACTGGCGCGCGGCCAACTACCTCTCCGTCGGGCAGATCTACCTGCTCGACAACCCGCTGCTGCGCGAACCCCTGCTCCCGGGGCACGTCAAGCCGCGCCTGCTCGGCCACTGGGGCACGACCCCCGGCCTGAACCTGCTCTACGCGCACATGAACCGCGCCATCCGGCGGCGCGACCTCAACGCCCTCTACGTCACCGGCCCCGGCCACGGCGGCCCCGGGCTCGTCGCGAACGCCTACCTCGAAGGCACCTACAGCGAGGTGTACTCGGGCATCGGGGAGGACCTGGACGGCCTGCGCGCGTTGTTCCGCCAGTTCTCCTTCCCCGGCGGCATCCCGAGCCACGTCGCACCGGAGACCCCCGGCTCGATCCACGAGGGCGGCGAGCTCGGCTACGCCCTCCTGCACGCGTACGGCGCGGTGTTCGACAACCCGGACCTGCTGGCGTTGTGCGTGGTCGGGGACGGCGAGGCGGAGACCGGGCCGTTGGCCGCCAGTTGGCACTCGAACAAGTTCCTCGACCCCGCCCGGGACGGCGTGGTGCTGCCCGTGCTGCACCTCAACGGCTACAAGATCGCCAACCCGACCGTGCTGGCGCGCATCCCGGACGACGAACTGGCCGCGTTGCTGCGCGGCTACGGCCACACACCGCACTTCGTCGTCGGTGACGAGCCCAAGGCCGTGCACGAACAGCTCGCCTCCACATTGGACACCGTGCTCGACCAGATCGCGGAGATGAAGCAGTCGAGGCGACGCCCGCCGTGGCCGATGATCGTGCTGCGCACCCCGAAGGGCTGGACCGGGCCGCGCGAAGTGGACGGTCGTCAGGTCGAAGGCACGTTCCGCGCCCACCAGGTCCCGCTGGCGGCCACCCGCACCGACGCCGCCCACCGCGCGCAACTGGAGCAGTGGCTGCGCGGCTACCGGCCCGAGGAGCTGTTCGACGACGCCGGGAGGCTCGTGCCCGAGCTGCGCGCCCTGCCGCCGACCGGCGACCGGCGGATGAGCGCCAACCCCCACACCAACGGCGGGCGGCTGCTGCGCGACCTGCGGATGCCCGACTTCCGCGACCACGCCGTGCCCGTCGAGCGGCCCGCCGCCGAGAGCAGCGAGGCGACCCAGGTGCTCGGCGGGTTCCTGCGGGACGTGGTGCGCCGCAACCCGGACAACTTCCTGGTGATGGGCCCGGACGAGGTGGCGTCCAACCGGCTTTCGGCGCTGTTCGACGTCACGGGCCGCAAGTGGGCCGCCGGCACCGAACCCGGCGACGACCACCTGACCCCGGACGGCCGGGTGCTGGAGGTGCTGTCGGAGCACCTGTGCCAGGGCTGGCTGGAGGGTTACCTGCTCACCGGCAGGCACGGTCTGTTCACCAGCTACGAGGCGTTCATCCACATCGTCGACTCGATGCTCAACCAGCACGCCAAGTGGCTCAAGACGACGCGGAAGATCCCGTGGCGCGCGCCGCTGGCGTCGTTGAACTACCTGCTGTCCTCGCACGTGTGGCGCCAGGACCACAACGGGTTCAGCCACCAGGACCCCGGCTTCCTGGACCACGTGGTGAACAAGAAGGCCGAGATCGTCCGCGTCTACCTGCCGCCCGACACCAACACGCTGCTGTCGGTCGCGGACCACTGCCTGCGCAGCAGGCACTACGTGAACGTGATCGTGGCGGGCAAGCAGCCCGCGCTGACCTACCTGGACATGCCGGACGCGATCGCCCACTGCACGCGCGGCCTGGGCATCTGGGACTGGGCGGGCACGACCGAGGGTGAGCCGGACGTGGTGCTGGCGTGCGCGGGCGACATCCCGACGCTGGAGACGCTCGCCGCGGCGAAGCTGCTGCGCGAGCACCTGCCCGACCTGAAGGTGCGCGTGGTCAACGTGGTCGACCTCATGCGCCTGCAACCGGACACCGAGCACCCGCACGGCCTGCCCGACCGCGACTTCGACGCGCTGTTCACCGCGGACAAGCCGGTGATCTTCGCGTTCCACGGCTACCCGTGGCTCATCCACCGCCTCACCTACCGTCGCACCAACCACGTCAACCTGCACGTGCGCGGCTACAAGGAGGAGGGCACGACGACCACGCCGTTCGACATGGTGATGCTCAACGACCTGGACCGGTTCCACCTGGTGATGGACGTGATCGACCGCGTGCCGTCGCTCGGCGGGGCGGCGGCGTCGTTGCGGCAGCGCATGGCCGACGCCCGGCTCGCCGCGCTCCAGCACACCCGCGAGCACGGCGAGGACGACCCGGCCATCGCCGGGTGGACGTGGAGCTGA
- a CDS encoding ATP-binding protein, whose translation MALSAHVEVFARALGELKRRSGRSFRTLGERTGLSSSGLHRYCQGLAVPDHFEVVARIARACGATKAELVELHRLWAMATADTAGHDEPVAQQLPAPPARFAGRERELEHVTSALAAQPAAVVISAISGAGGIGKTWLALHWAHRNLHLFPDGQLHVDLRGFDPTGSPVPPEAAVRGFLEAMGVAPATIPADPQAQAGLYRSVLAGRRMLVVLDNARDTAQVVPLLPGSPTCTVLITSRRRLTRLVTAHGARHVDLDVLPDGEARNLLARHLGADRLAADPGAVGELIGFCAGLPLALGIVAARATSHPEFSLAALADELRDHAGRLDALNIDDAEANLRAVFSWSYRALAERTATAFGLLGLAPGPDIGLPAAAALIGTSTAEARVRLRDLEAESLVQEHTPGRYRMHDLVRLYAAEQAARDLAEPVRHDASTRLLDFYLHTAYSGDRVLDPYRPPIVIGRPVAGVTPHPLPDVDRAVAWFEVEHANLVEAQHLAARHGRHTATWRLGWALHTFHYRQRRRRDNLATWRTAVAAVEHLDDPGDRARAHRRLGVALLDVGEHDDGLRHLDRALEGFHRAGDVAGQARTHEAFAAAWDQRGDSARALEHVYEALELYRGLADQTREANMLNSVGWYHAVLGDLNRAAEYCTAALELHRRIGYADGEAYTLSSVGHIAHRTGDHARAVEHFREAIAVLRRLDDRGEEADTLDLLAQAHSALGQHDQAREAWSQALELYHAQHRTAEALEVRSRLAAIDTVA comes from the coding sequence ATGGCGTTATCGGCGCACGTTGAGGTGTTCGCGCGCGCGCTCGGCGAGCTGAAGCGGCGCAGCGGGCGCAGCTTCCGGACGTTGGGCGAGCGCACCGGGCTGAGCAGTTCCGGGCTGCACCGCTACTGCCAGGGCCTCGCCGTGCCCGACCACTTCGAGGTGGTGGCCCGGATCGCCCGCGCGTGCGGCGCGACGAAGGCCGAGCTGGTCGAGCTGCACCGGCTGTGGGCGATGGCCACGGCGGACACCGCGGGCCACGACGAGCCGGTGGCGCAGCAGCTGCCCGCTCCCCCGGCCCGCTTCGCCGGGCGCGAACGGGAGCTGGAGCACGTCACCTCCGCGCTCGCGGCCCAGCCCGCGGCCGTGGTGATCTCCGCGATCAGCGGCGCGGGAGGCATCGGCAAGACGTGGCTGGCGCTGCACTGGGCGCACCGCAACCTGCACCTGTTCCCGGACGGCCAGCTCCACGTCGACCTGCGCGGCTTCGACCCGACCGGCTCGCCGGTGCCGCCGGAAGCGGCCGTGCGCGGGTTCCTGGAGGCCATGGGGGTCGCGCCGGCCACCATCCCCGCCGACCCGCAGGCGCAGGCGGGCCTGTACCGCAGCGTGCTCGCCGGTCGGCGGATGCTGGTGGTGCTGGACAACGCCCGCGACACGGCCCAGGTCGTGCCGCTGCTGCCGGGCAGCCCCACGTGCACGGTGCTGATCACGAGCCGCCGCCGGCTGACCCGCCTGGTCACCGCGCACGGCGCCCGCCACGTCGACCTGGACGTGCTGCCGGACGGCGAGGCGCGCAACCTGCTGGCCCGCCACCTCGGCGCGGACCGGCTGGCCGCCGACCCGGGCGCGGTGGGCGAGCTGATCGGGTTCTGCGCGGGCCTGCCGCTGGCGCTGGGCATCGTGGCGGCCCGCGCGACGAGCCACCCCGAGTTCTCGCTGGCGGCGCTGGCCGACGAGCTGCGCGACCACGCGGGCCGGCTGGACGCGCTCAACATCGACGACGCCGAGGCCAACCTGCGGGCCGTGTTCTCCTGGTCCTACCGGGCGTTGGCCGAGCGCACGGCGACCGCGTTCGGGCTGCTGGGCCTCGCGCCGGGGCCGGACATCGGGCTGCCCGCCGCGGCGGCGCTGATCGGCACGTCCACCGCCGAGGCCAGGGTGCGACTGCGCGACCTGGAGGCGGAGAGCCTGGTGCAGGAGCACACGCCGGGCCGGTACCGGATGCACGACCTGGTGCGGCTGTACGCGGCCGAGCAGGCCGCGCGGGACCTGGCCGAGCCGGTGCGCCACGACGCGTCGACCCGGCTGCTGGACTTCTACCTGCACACCGCCTACTCCGGTGACCGGGTCCTGGACCCGTACCGGCCGCCGATCGTGATCGGCCGCCCGGTGGCCGGCGTGACGCCGCACCCGCTGCCCGACGTGGACCGCGCGGTGGCGTGGTTCGAGGTCGAGCACGCGAACCTGGTGGAGGCGCAGCACCTGGCCGCGCGGCACGGCCGGCACACGGCGACGTGGCGGCTCGGCTGGGCCCTGCACACGTTCCACTACCGGCAGCGGCGCCGCCGGGACAACCTCGCCACGTGGCGGACCGCCGTCGCCGCGGTCGAGCACCTCGACGACCCGGGCGACCGGGCCCGCGCGCACCGGCGGCTCGGCGTGGCGCTGCTGGACGTGGGCGAGCACGACGACGGGTTGCGGCACCTGGACCGGGCGCTGGAGGGGTTCCACCGGGCCGGGGACGTCGCGGGCCAGGCGCGCACGCACGAGGCGTTCGCCGCCGCGTGGGACCAGCGGGGCGACAGCGCGCGGGCGCTGGAGCACGTTTACGAGGCGTTGGAGCTCTACCGGGGGCTGGCCGACCAGACCCGCGAGGCGAACATGCTCAACTCCGTCGGCTGGTACCACGCGGTCCTCGGTGACCTGAACCGTGCGGCGGAGTACTGCACGGCCGCGCTGGAGCTGCACCGGCGCATCGGTTACGCGGACGGCGAGGCGTACACGCTGAGCAGCGTCGGCCACATCGCCCACCGCACCGGCGACCACGCGCGGGCGGTGGAGCACTTCCGCGAGGCCATCGCCGTGCTGCGCAGGCTGGACGACCGCGGCGAGGAGGCGGACACGCTGGACCTGCTGGCGCAGGCGCACTCCGCGCTGGGGCAGCACGACCAGGCGCGGGAGGCCTGGTCGCAGGCGTTGGAGCTGTACCACGCGCAGCACCGCACCGCCGAGGCGCTGGAGGTCCGCTCACGGCTGGCCGCGATCGACACGGTCGCCTGA